In Clostridium sporogenes, one genomic interval encodes:
- the pta gene encoding phosphate acetyltransferase, which yields MDLMKSLWEKAKSNKKKIVLAEGEEERNIEGCSKILKNELAHMILIGNEERINETAKKLNVSIDGAEIIDPQTSEKVSTYTKEFYELRKHKGVTMEKAEQIVKDPIYFATMMVKMKDADGLVSGAIHTTGDLLRPGLQIVKTAKGASVVSSTFIMEVPNCEYGKNGMLLFADCAVNPNPTADELASIAISTAETAKALCDMEPKVAMLSFSSKGSAKHDLVDKVAEATKIAKEKRPDLDIDGELQLDAAIVQKVADLKAPDSTVAGKANVLVFPDLQAGNIGYKLVQRFANASAIGPICQGFAKPINDLSRGCSSDDIVNVVAVTAVQAQNM from the coding sequence ATGGACTTAATGAAAAGCTTATGGGAAAAAGCTAAAAGTAACAAAAAGAAAATTGTACTTGCAGAGGGAGAAGAAGAAAGAAATATTGAAGGTTGTTCAAAAATATTAAAAAATGAATTAGCTCATATGATCTTAATAGGAAATGAAGAAAGAATAAACGAAACAGCAAAAAAATTAAATGTTTCTATAGATGGAGCAGAAATAATAGATCCACAGACTTCAGAAAAAGTTTCTACATATACAAAAGAATTTTATGAATTAAGAAAACATAAGGGCGTTACTATGGAAAAAGCAGAACAAATAGTTAAAGATCCTATATATTTTGCCACTATGATGGTTAAAATGAAGGATGCAGATGGATTAGTATCTGGTGCTATACATACTACAGGAGATTTATTAAGACCAGGACTACAAATAGTTAAAACAGCTAAAGGCGCCTCTGTTGTTTCAAGTACATTCATAATGGAAGTTCCAAATTGTGAATATGGTAAAAATGGTATGCTTTTATTTGCAGATTGTGCTGTAAATCCTAATCCAACAGCAGATGAGTTAGCTTCAATTGCTATATCCACAGCAGAAACTGCTAAAGCTTTATGTGATATGGAACCTAAAGTAGCTATGCTATCTTTCTCATCAAAGGGAAGCGCAAAACACGACTTAGTAGATAAAGTAGCAGAAGCTACAAAAATAGCAAAAGAAAAAAGACCAGATCTTGATATAGATGGGGAATTACAATTAGATGCAGCTATAGTACAAAAAGTTGCAGATTTAAAAGCTCCAGATAGCACCGTTGCAGGAAAAGCTAATGTTTTAGTATTCCCAGACCTGCAAGCAGGAAATATAGGATATAAATTAGTTCAAAGATTTGCAAATGCAAGTGCTATAGGACCAATATGTCAAGGTTTTGCAAAACCAATTAATGACCTATCAAGAGGTTGCAGCAGTGATGATATAGTTAATGTAGTTGCTGTAACAGCAGTTCAAGCACAAAATATGTAA
- a CDS encoding acetate kinase, translated as MKILVVNCGSSSLKYQLIDMTSEEALAKGLVERIGIEGSILTQKANGEKYIIEEPMKDHKKAIELVLKALVDKDHGVISDMSEIAAVGHRVVHGGEKYASSVLIDDEVMKALEDCVKLAPLHNPPNIIGINACRELMPKTPMVAVFDTAFHQTLPDYAYMYPLPYELYEQNGIRKYGFHGTSHRYVSSVASEMMGKDLKDIKVITCHLGNGASLCAVKEGKSVETSMGFTPLAGLAMGTRCGDIDPAILLFMERELNMSPDEVDTVINKKSGVLGISGVSSDFRDIEGAAEEGNKRAKLALDVYHYTVRQTIGAYTAVLNGVDAIVFTAGLGENSAASREEILNGLEYLGIKIDAEKNKQRGKQIEISTEDSKVKVFVIPTDEELMIARDTKEITAK; from the coding sequence ATGAAAATATTAGTAGTTAACTGCGGAAGTTCATCATTAAAATATCAATTAATAGATATGACTTCTGAAGAAGCTTTAGCAAAAGGATTAGTAGAAAGAATAGGAATAGAAGGATCTATATTAACTCAAAAGGCTAATGGAGAAAAATATATAATAGAAGAACCTATGAAAGACCATAAAAAAGCTATAGAGTTAGTTTTAAAAGCATTAGTAGATAAAGATCATGGTGTAATATCTGATATGTCAGAAATAGCAGCGGTAGGACATAGAGTAGTTCATGGTGGAGAAAAATATGCTAGCTCAGTACTTATAGATGATGAGGTTATGAAGGCTTTAGAAGATTGTGTTAAATTAGCACCACTTCACAACCCGCCAAACATAATAGGAATAAATGCTTGTAGAGAACTTATGCCTAAAACTCCAATGGTAGCAGTATTTGATACAGCATTCCATCAAACATTGCCAGATTATGCATATATGTATCCATTACCATATGAATTATATGAACAAAATGGTATAAGAAAATATGGTTTTCATGGAACATCACATAGATATGTATCTAGTGTAGCGTCAGAGATGATGGGAAAAGATCTTAAAGATATTAAAGTAATAACTTGTCACTTAGGAAATGGAGCAAGTTTATGTGCTGTAAAAGAGGGAAAATCAGTAGAAACTTCTATGGGATTCACTCCACTTGCAGGATTAGCTATGGGAACTAGATGCGGAGATATAGACCCAGCTATATTACTTTTCATGGAAAGAGAATTAAATATGTCACCAGATGAAGTAGATACTGTTATAAATAAAAAATCAGGTGTATTAGGAATATCAGGAGTAAGTAGTGATTTTAGAGATATAGAAGGTGCCGCAGAAGAAGGAAATAAAAGAGCTAAACTAGCTTTAGATGTATATCATTACACAGTAAGACAAACAATCGGTGCTTATACAGCAGTATTAAATGGTGTAGATGCTATAGTATTTACAGCAGGACTAGGAGAAAATTCAGCAGCAAGCAGAGAAGAAATTTTAAATGGATTAGAATACTTAGGTATTAAGATAGATGCTGAAAAGAATAAACAAAGAGGAAAACAAATAGAAATAAGCACTGAAGATTCAAAAGTAAAGGTATTCGTTATACCAACTGATGAAGAATTAATGATAGCAAGAGATACTAAAGAAATAACAGCTAAATAG